A single genomic interval of Streptomyces sp. NBC_00663 harbors:
- a CDS encoding GH92 family glycosyl hydrolase, producing MLAAALALALVFAGAGLAPAAPPAPPDLVDDPTPYVDPLIGTRNGGNVFPGAVTPFGMLSWSPENTRGDATLAAAPGGYHYDAPRIRGFSLTHMSGTGCAGGSGDIPFFPYAGQVTSSPASDTGDTVYAADFRHADETAEPGHYKVALASGVTADLAATTRTGSARFTYPADRPASLLIRTANSEVGSTDSTVEIDPGSRTVSGSVTSGNFCGHLDPEGRRAYYTLHFTARFDRAFQATGTWQDDRLDPGSLRASGGTGGFADRGRPVTGKGAGGYVEFAPGAGPVNVKVGISYVSRAGAEANLAAENPPYRTFDEVREAARGAWRDDLSAIRVGGGTDAERTTFYTALYHCLLHPNVISDADGRYRGPDGEVHRTGRRAQYGTFSGWDVYRDQVQLLTLLQPRTGSDIAQSLYELAEQNGGIWDRWLHGASGTHVMNGDPSAVALAGIHAFGGTDFDLPGALRSLVRAATVPTAKDLSAAGRPVLSVGQRPSLDLYLKHHYMPSVSHAWGGAAETLEMSGADFALSRLASAAGEKGIAADFTRRAQWWQNNFDIAADPIGGHIANRKADGSWVTGFTPATGNGFVEGTAAQYTWMVPHNPAGLFAAMGGKDKALERLDSFFHKSDGSWAFTGSGGEKSELDNEPSINVPYLYDYAGAPYKTQETVRAALRQLWSTRPGGIPGNDDLGAMSSWYVFAALGMYPQVPSRAELVLASPLFPRIEISRPGGNDISINAEGAAADTPYIRSLRVDGRAGDRPWLPASFVRDGGSLSYKLSGTPDPAWGAAADAAPPSFRAGEQPYQVGIGPTAATLAPGGSVKVGVRALALSGGAGPEVRFRVETPDGITATPVEGRVVEGAGEITLRAGDGATQGFYDVRISVDSYEQPVFLTVAAHGSLLAAYDSVGISDDAGEHDEADFDGGGWSYSRQALAAAGLSPGGDGEVRGGLAFSWPASPDGRPDNASAAGQTIELAEPVRQLAFVGSAVNGGRQDRATVTYTDGSTGTLDLSFTDWTLGGGGGSVQYGNEVVARTAYRNIAGGGRDPVATYVFATEPFSAPEGKGIVGVRLPRNPDLRLFTLATR from the coding sequence ATGCTCGCCGCCGCTCTGGCCCTGGCCCTGGTGTTCGCCGGTGCCGGCCTCGCGCCCGCCGCGCCCCCCGCACCCCCCGATCTCGTCGACGACCCCACCCCCTACGTGGATCCCCTGATCGGCACCAGGAACGGCGGCAATGTCTTTCCCGGCGCGGTCACCCCGTTCGGCATGCTCTCCTGGAGTCCCGAGAACACCCGGGGCGACGCCACCCTCGCGGCGGCTCCCGGCGGCTACCACTACGACGCCCCCCGCATCCGGGGCTTCAGCCTCACCCACATGTCCGGCACGGGGTGTGCAGGCGGCAGCGGCGACATTCCCTTCTTCCCGTACGCCGGACAGGTCACCTCCTCGCCCGCGAGCGACACCGGGGACACGGTGTACGCCGCCGACTTCCGGCACGCCGACGAGACCGCCGAGCCCGGCCACTACAAGGTCGCCCTCGCGTCCGGCGTCACCGCAGACCTCGCGGCCACCACCCGCACCGGCTCGGCCCGCTTCACCTACCCGGCCGACCGGCCCGCCTCGTTGCTGATCCGTACCGCCAACTCCGAGGTCGGCTCCACCGATTCGACGGTCGAGATCGACCCCGGCTCCCGTACCGTCTCCGGCTCCGTCACCTCCGGCAACTTCTGCGGCCACCTCGACCCCGAGGGCCGACGCGCCTACTACACCCTGCACTTCACCGCCCGCTTCGACCGCGCCTTCCAGGCCACCGGTACCTGGCAGGACGACCGGCTCGACCCCGGGTCCCTGCGGGCGAGCGGCGGCACCGGCGGCTTCGCCGACAGGGGGCGGCCGGTGACCGGCAAGGGCGCCGGCGGATACGTGGAGTTCGCGCCGGGAGCCGGGCCGGTGAACGTCAAGGTCGGCATCTCGTACGTCAGCCGGGCCGGCGCCGAGGCGAACCTGGCGGCGGAGAACCCGCCGTACCGCACCTTCGACGAGGTGCGGGAGGCGGCGCGCGGCGCCTGGCGCGACGACCTCTCCGCCATCCGGGTGGGCGGCGGCACGGACGCCGAACGCACCACCTTCTACACGGCGTTGTACCACTGCCTCCTCCACCCGAACGTCATCAGCGACGCCGACGGCAGGTACCGCGGCCCTGACGGCGAGGTGCACAGGACCGGTCGGCGGGCCCAGTACGGCACCTTCTCCGGCTGGGACGTCTACCGCGACCAGGTCCAGTTGCTCACGCTCCTCCAGCCGCGCACCGGCTCGGACATCGCCCAGTCGCTGTACGAACTCGCCGAGCAGAACGGCGGGATCTGGGACCGCTGGCTGCACGGGGCGAGCGGGACGCACGTCATGAACGGCGACCCCTCGGCCGTCGCCCTGGCCGGCATCCACGCCTTCGGCGGCACCGACTTCGACCTGCCCGGGGCGCTGCGCTCGCTGGTCCGGGCGGCGACCGTACCGACCGCGAAGGACCTGTCCGCCGCCGGGCGGCCCGTCCTCTCGGTCGGTCAACGGCCGTCGCTGGACCTGTACTTGAAGCATCACTACATGCCGTCCGTCTCCCACGCCTGGGGCGGTGCCGCCGAGACGCTGGAGATGTCAGGCGCCGACTTCGCCCTCTCGCGGCTCGCCTCGGCGGCGGGGGAGAAGGGCATCGCCGCCGACTTCACCCGGCGCGCGCAGTGGTGGCAGAACAACTTCGACATCGCCGCCGATCCGATCGGCGGCCACATCGCCAACCGCAAGGCAGACGGCAGTTGGGTCACCGGGTTCACCCCGGCCACCGGCAACGGCTTCGTGGAGGGGACGGCGGCGCAGTACACCTGGATGGTCCCGCACAATCCGGCCGGCCTCTTCGCCGCGATGGGCGGGAAGGACAAGGCCCTTGAGCGGCTCGACTCCTTCTTCCACAAGAGTGACGGGAGTTGGGCCTTCACCGGGAGCGGCGGCGAGAAGTCCGAGCTGGACAACGAGCCGTCGATCAACGTGCCTTATCTGTACGACTACGCGGGCGCCCCCTACAAGACGCAGGAGACCGTCCGGGCCGCCCTGCGGCAGCTGTGGTCGACCCGGCCGGGTGGCATCCCGGGCAACGACGACCTCGGGGCGATGTCCTCCTGGTACGTCTTCGCCGCGCTCGGCATGTATCCGCAGGTTCCCTCCCGGGCCGAACTCGTCCTCGCCTCACCGCTGTTCCCGCGCATCGAGATCAGCAGGCCGGGCGGCAACGACATCTCCATCAACGCGGAGGGTGCGGCCGCGGACACGCCGTACATCCGCTCCCTGCGGGTCGACGGGCGGGCCGGTGACCGGCCTTGGCTGCCCGCCTCCTTCGTGCGGGACGGTGGCAGCCTCAGCTACAAGCTCTCCGGCACGCCCGACCCCGCGTGGGGTGCCGCCGCCGACGCCGCCCCGCCGTCCTTCCGGGCCGGCGAGCAGCCGTACCAGGTCGGCATCGGCCCCACCGCCGCGACGCTCGCCCCGGGCGGCAGCGTGAAGGTCGGCGTCCGCGCGCTCGCGCTGAGCGGCGGGGCGGGTCCCGAGGTCCGCTTCCGTGTCGAGACCCCGGACGGCATCACGGCAACCCCCGTGGAGGGACGTGTTGTTGAGGGGGCCGGAGAGATCACCCTGAGGGCCGGCGACGGTGCCACCCAGGGCTTCTACGACGTGAGGATCAGCGTGGACTCGTACGAGCAGCCCGTGTTCCTCACCGTCGCCGCGCACGGCAGCCTCCTCGCCGCCTATGACTCCGTCGGGATCTCGGACGACGCCGGCGAGCATGACGAGGCCGACTTCGACGGAGGCGGCTGGAGCTACTCACGGCAGGCCCTTGCCGCGGCGGGGCTGAGCCCGGGCGGTGACGGGGAGGTGCGGGGCGGGCTCGCCTTCAGCTGGCCCGCCTCGCCGGACGGGCGGCCGGACAACGCCTCCGCAGCAGGGCAGACGATTGAACTCGCCGAACCCGTACGTCAGTTGGCCTTCGTCGGCAGTGCGGTCAACGGGGGGCGACAGGACCGCGCGACCGTGACCTACACGGACGGTAGCACCGGCACCCTGGACCTCTCCTTCACCGACTGGACGCTCGGCGGGGGCGGCGGCAGCGTCCAGTACGGCAATGAGGTCGTCGCGAGGACCGCGTACCGGAACATCGCGGGCGGGGGCCGGGATCCGGTCGCCACGTACGTGTTCGCCACCGAGCCGTTCAGTGCGCCGGAGGGGAAGGGCATCGTGGGTGTGCGGCTGCCCCGCAACCCGGACCTGCGTCTGTTCACGCTGGCGACCCGCTGA
- a CDS encoding lytic polysaccharide monooxygenase auxiliary activity family 9 protein: MILTKSAASPGRRLALATRTRALFLVLVSLLATVPAVALVMTTGGPAEAHGTPMKPASRTFLCWQDGLTDTGEIKPVNPACKNAQAVSGTTPFYNWFSVLRSDGAGRTRGFVPDGELCSGGNTNFTGFNAARSDWPLTHLTSGATVDFSYNAWAAHPGWFYVYVTKDGFDPTKTLTWNDMEDRPFLSVDHPPLNGSPGTVEANYSWTGQLPANKSGRHIIYMVWQRSDSSETFYSCSDVVFDGGNGEVTGIHDPGNPTDPVPGTCSATRKTTGSWSGGYQSEVTVTNSGDVPMLGWMVDWTLPSGQKVDSLWNGNATYTGQNVMVHNADWNGSLSPGQSATFGYVVTGSGGDTATTLPCRVG, encoded by the coding sequence ATGATCCTGACAAAATCAGCGGCGTCCCCAGGTCGCCGATTAGCGCTCGCCACCCGCACCAGAGCCCTCTTCCTCGTCCTGGTCTCCCTGCTCGCCACCGTCCCCGCCGTCGCCCTGGTCATGACGACCGGCGGACCGGCGGAGGCCCACGGCACCCCGATGAAGCCCGCCAGCCGCACCTTCCTGTGCTGGCAGGACGGTCTGACCGACACCGGCGAGATCAAGCCGGTCAACCCGGCCTGCAAGAACGCCCAGGCGGTCAGCGGCACCACGCCGTTCTACAACTGGTTCTCGGTGCTCCGCTCGGACGGCGCGGGCCGCACCCGCGGCTTCGTCCCGGACGGCGAGCTGTGCAGCGGCGGCAACACCAACTTCACCGGCTTCAACGCCGCCCGCAGCGACTGGCCGTTGACCCACCTCACCTCGGGCGCGACCGTCGACTTCTCCTACAACGCCTGGGCCGCGCACCCGGGTTGGTTCTACGTCTACGTCACCAAGGACGGCTTCGACCCGACCAAGACCCTCACCTGGAACGACATGGAGGACCGGCCCTTCCTCTCCGTCGACCACCCGCCGCTCAACGGTTCCCCGGGCACGGTCGAGGCCAACTACTCCTGGACCGGGCAGCTTCCGGCGAACAAGTCGGGCCGCCACATCATTTACATGGTCTGGCAGCGCTCGGACAGCTCGGAGACCTTCTACTCCTGCTCCGACGTCGTCTTCGACGGCGGCAACGGCGAGGTGACCGGCATCCACGACCCGGGCAACCCGACCGACCCGGTCCCCGGCACGTGCAGCGCCACCCGCAAGACGACCGGCAGTTGGTCCGGCGGCTACCAGTCCGAGGTGACCGTCACCAACTCCGGCGACGTCCCGATGCTCGGCTGGATGGTCGACTGGACCCTCCCGAGCGGCCAGAAGGTCGACAGCCTATGGAACGGCAACGCGACCTACACCGGCCAGAACGTGATGGTCCACAACGCCGACTGGAACGGGTCGTTGAGCCCAGGACAGAGCGCGACGTTCGGGTACGTCGTGACCGGCTCCGGCGGTGATACGGCGACCACGTTGCCCTGCCGGGTCGGTTGA
- a CDS encoding Uma2 family endonuclease, translating into MGAVMTTPQRGQATEDTWMFPPTDGWTFDQVKDLELPFDWELVDGRIVVRGQTKFWHNQVRDGVLGALRTAHTEPYKVVAEQCVMVDAQNTPKPDVIVFDPRELDFFELECVPVGKVALVVEVVSPGSRQDDRVRKPALFATHKVPYYWRVELDRDQKLAVHEYWLNADTLTYFPAPSHPVHHDKLVTELPFPVEIDLDGLLGF; encoded by the coding sequence ATGGGAGCAGTGATGACGACACCCCAGCGGGGACAGGCCACCGAGGACACCTGGATGTTCCCGCCGACCGACGGCTGGACCTTCGACCAGGTCAAAGACTTGGAGCTGCCCTTCGACTGGGAACTCGTGGACGGACGGATCGTAGTTCGAGGACAGACCAAGTTCTGGCACAACCAGGTACGGGACGGCGTGCTTGGCGCCTTGAGGACCGCGCACACCGAGCCGTACAAGGTCGTGGCCGAGCAGTGCGTGATGGTCGACGCCCAGAACACGCCCAAGCCCGATGTGATCGTCTTCGACCCCCGAGAGCTGGACTTCTTCGAGCTCGAATGTGTCCCGGTGGGAAAGGTCGCCCTCGTCGTGGAGGTCGTCTCTCCCGGCTCCCGCCAGGACGACCGCGTACGCAAACCCGCGCTCTTCGCCACCCACAAGGTCCCGTACTACTGGCGCGTGGAACTGGACCGCGATCAGAAGCTCGCGGTCCACGAGTACTGGCTCAACGCGGACACCCTCACGTACTTCCCCGCGCCGTCGCACCCCGTGCACCACGACAAGCTCGTCACTGAACTTCCGTTCCCCGTCGAGATCGACCTCGACGGGCTCCTCGGCTTCTGA
- a CDS encoding HD domain-containing protein yields the protein MTSRDPLHRALHDPGDPPLRPLPDRAAELLRALDAPPRLAAHLRAVHDVAYGLVEWLARQHPQLPLDREAVLFGAATHDIGKSVHTAELSGPGSAHEAAGRELLLAHGVAPHLARFAATHASWTAPAVTIEDLLVSLADKAWKNKRVPELEDLVVGALAEASGRTAWEEFLDLDDLLTDVGEGAEERLAFQGAYPV from the coding sequence GTGACCTCCCGCGACCCCCTCCACCGCGCCCTGCACGACCCCGGCGACCCACCCCTGCGCCCGCTGCCGGACCGGGCGGCGGAGCTCCTGCGCGCGCTGGACGCGCCGCCCCGGCTGGCCGCGCACCTGAGGGCGGTGCACGACGTGGCGTACGGGCTCGTGGAGTGGCTGGCGCGACAGCACCCTCAACTCCCGCTGGACCGCGAGGCCGTGCTGTTCGGCGCGGCCACGCACGACATAGGCAAGTCCGTGCACACCGCCGAACTGTCCGGCCCCGGTTCGGCGCACGAGGCGGCCGGGCGGGAACTGCTGCTGGCCCACGGCGTCGCCCCGCATCTGGCCCGGTTCGCCGCCACCCACGCGAGCTGGACCGCGCCGGCCGTGACCATCGAGGATCTGCTGGTCAGCCTGGCCGACAAGGCATGGAAGAACAAACGGGTACCGGAGCTGGAGGACCTGGTGGTCGGCGCGCTGGCCGAGGCGAGCGGACGGACGGCGTGGGAGGAGTTCCTCGACCTCGACGACCTGCTGACGGACGTGGGGGAGGGGGCGGAGGAGCGGCTCGCCTTTCAGGGGGCGTATCCGGTGTGA
- a CDS encoding VOC family protein, which translates to MHRSRVYAAIIDTPEPEAASAFWSAALGVPAQQDVAEPQFTVLHGALPGLVTAVQAVDDAPRLHIDIETDDVAAETARLLSLGAVEVSQWLECHVLRAPGGHLVCVIPVHSDPETFAAHANTWP; encoded by the coding sequence ATGCATCGCAGCCGCGTCTACGCCGCCATCATCGACACCCCCGAGCCCGAGGCCGCCTCCGCCTTCTGGTCCGCCGCGCTCGGTGTCCCGGCACAACAGGATGTCGCCGAACCGCAGTTCACGGTCCTGCACGGCGCTCTGCCGGGTCTGGTCACCGCGGTTCAGGCCGTCGATGACGCGCCGCGGCTCCACATCGACATCGAGACGGACGACGTAGCGGCCGAGACCGCCCGTCTGTTGTCCCTCGGCGCGGTCGAGGTGTCCCAGTGGCTGGAGTGCCATGTGCTGCGCGCACCCGGCGGACACCTGGTCTGCGTGATCCCGGTGCACAGCGACCCCGAGACCTTCGCGGCACACGCCAACACCTGGCCCTGA
- a CDS encoding sensor histidine kinase: MTARRRLRSMRSRLLLFISLALVAVCAAMALTTVFVQRAYLYGNLDDHVENSVARCLGGAALQPQLQADLGFLHEQGHPTGMIAARLDDDGDILSAAVVARAYTTQQLTADQRAALAGIEADGSMHTRTLPGLGTYRITAVDKDGVRVLVGIPMDDVQRMIRGMLIAEVAIAGVGLTAAGCVCAVVIRRQLRPLGRVAGTAVEVSRAPLGSGEVGGLTRVPERDTDPDSEAGQVGAALNRMIDHVESSLTERQRTEERMRRFLSDASHELRTPLASIAGYAELMNRGTDRIEPGTAWRRVSAESARMTGLVEDLLLLARLDEGRPLHSTEVDVAALVAEAVWDARAAGDSHDWQLELRLDAAPLVIGDEARLHQVVANLLANARVHTPPGTRVVAVVETRAAHCLVRIHDNGPGIPPALLPTVFERFTRADASRTRVDPRSGGSGLGLAIVAAITTAHAGRIDVESMPGRTEFTVRLPLTQEAPTPTPTPTPATRSGEGARAGQVV; encoded by the coding sequence ATGACCGCCCGACGGCGACTGCGCTCGATGCGCTCGCGCCTGCTCCTGTTCATCTCTCTCGCCCTGGTCGCCGTCTGCGCGGCCATGGCACTCACCACCGTGTTCGTCCAACGTGCCTATCTGTACGGCAACTTGGACGACCACGTCGAGAACTCCGTCGCGCGCTGTCTGGGCGGTGCCGCGTTGCAGCCCCAACTCCAGGCCGACCTCGGCTTCCTGCACGAACAGGGCCACCCGACCGGCATGATCGCCGCCAGGCTCGACGACGACGGCGACATCCTCAGCGCCGCGGTCGTGGCCCGCGCGTACACGACCCAGCAGCTCACCGCCGACCAGCGCGCCGCCCTCGCGGGCATCGAGGCCGACGGATCGATGCACACCCGGACCCTCCCCGGGCTCGGCACGTACCGGATCACCGCGGTCGACAAGGACGGCGTACGGGTCCTCGTAGGCATCCCGATGGACGACGTGCAGCGGATGATCCGCGGCATGCTCATCGCCGAGGTGGCCATCGCGGGCGTCGGGCTCACCGCCGCCGGCTGTGTGTGCGCGGTCGTCATCCGACGCCAGCTGCGACCCCTCGGCCGGGTCGCCGGCACCGCCGTCGAGGTCTCCCGCGCCCCGCTCGGCAGTGGCGAGGTGGGCGGGCTGACCCGTGTCCCCGAACGCGACACCGACCCCGACAGCGAGGCCGGTCAGGTCGGCGCGGCGCTGAACCGCATGATCGACCACGTGGAGTCGTCGCTCACGGAACGCCAGCGCACGGAGGAACGGATGCGCCGCTTCCTGTCCGACGCCAGCCATGAACTCCGCACCCCGCTCGCCTCGATCGCGGGCTACGCGGAACTCATGAACCGCGGCACCGACCGCATCGAACCGGGCACGGCCTGGCGCCGTGTCTCGGCCGAGTCGGCGCGCATGACCGGCCTCGTCGAGGACCTGCTCCTGCTGGCCCGGCTCGACGAGGGCCGCCCGCTGCACTCCACCGAGGTCGATGTCGCCGCGCTGGTCGCCGAGGCGGTGTGGGACGCGCGGGCCGCCGGGGACAGCCATGACTGGCAGCTCGAACTCCGCCTCGACGCGGCCCCGTTGGTCATCGGCGACGAGGCCCGCCTGCACCAGGTGGTGGCCAACCTGCTGGCCAACGCGCGCGTGCACACGCCCCCGGGCACGAGGGTCGTCGCGGTCGTGGAGACGAGGGCCGCCCACTGCCTGGTACGCATCCACGACAACGGCCCCGGCATCCCGCCCGCCCTCCTCCCGACGGTCTTCGAACGCTTCACCCGCGCCGACGCCTCCCGCACCCGCGTGGACCCCAGATCCGGAGGCTCGGGCCTGGGCCTCGCCATCGTCGCGGCGATCACAACAGCGCACGCCGGCCGCATCGACGTGGAGAGCATGCCGGGACGAACAGAGTTCACGGTACGACTGCCCCTGACACAGGAAGCCCCGACACCGACACCGACACCGACACCGGCGACGCGCTCGGGGGAGGGGGCACGGGCGGGGCAGGTGGTGTGA
- a CDS encoding response regulator transcription factor, whose amino-acid sequence MTGSARYRNGRVRVLIVDDEPALTDVLSVAVEEAGWRAYPALDGQSALKVARGCAPHAVVLDGMLPDLDGLQVLRRLRYENPKLPVLMLTARDALEHRLDGLGAGADDYVTKPFSLEEVVLRLRGLLRRAGAEHARSDESVRVLGDLVLTEETREVHRAGHLIQLTAKEFDLLSLMMDHPRQVLSKAQIVDHVWSTSFDGGGNLVEVYISSLRRKIDRGRAPMIHTVRGLGYAIRPVEDGR is encoded by the coding sequence ATGACTGGCAGTGCTCGCTACCGAAACGGCCGCGTCCGCGTGCTCATCGTCGACGACGAGCCCGCGCTCACCGACGTGCTCTCCGTGGCCGTCGAGGAGGCGGGCTGGCGGGCCTATCCGGCGCTGGACGGCCAGAGCGCGCTGAAGGTCGCCCGCGGCTGCGCCCCGCACGCCGTCGTCCTCGACGGGATGCTGCCCGACCTCGACGGCCTCCAGGTCCTGCGGCGCCTGCGGTACGAGAACCCGAAGCTGCCCGTCCTCATGCTCACCGCGCGCGACGCCCTGGAACACCGGCTCGACGGACTCGGCGCCGGCGCCGACGACTACGTCACCAAGCCCTTCTCCCTGGAGGAGGTCGTGCTGCGGCTGCGCGGGCTGCTGCGCCGGGCGGGAGCCGAACACGCGCGGTCCGACGAATCCGTACGCGTCCTCGGCGACCTGGTCCTCACCGAGGAGACCCGCGAGGTGCACCGCGCGGGCCACCTCATCCAGCTCACCGCCAAGGAGTTCGACCTGCTCAGCCTGATGATGGACCACCCGCGCCAGGTACTGAGCAAGGCACAGATCGTCGACCACGTCTGGAGCACCTCCTTCGACGGCGGCGGCAATCTCGTCGAGGTCTACATCTCCAGCCTGCGCCGCAAGATCGACCGCGGCCGGGCGCCGATGATCCACACCGTGCGCGGTCTCGGCTATGCCATCCGGCCGGTGGAGGACGGGAGATGA
- the acnA gene encoding aconitate hydratase AcnA produces the protein MKETVVSANSFDARATLNVGDASYEIFRLDKVEGSARLPYSLKVLLENLLRTEDGANITADHIRALGNWDSQAQPSQEIQFTPARVIMQDFTGVPCVVDLATMREAVKALGGDPAKVNPLSPAEMVIDHSVIADKFGTNDAFKQNVDLEYGRNKERYQFLRWGQTAFDDFKVVPPGTGIVHQVNIEHLARTVMTRNGQAYPDTLVGTDSHTTMVNGLGVLGWGVGGIEAEAAMLGQPVSMLIPRVVGFKLTGELTPGTTATDLVLTITEMLRKHGVVGKFVEFYGEGVAATSLANRATIGNMSPEFGSTAAIFPIDDETLNYLRLTGRDAQQVALVEAYAKEQGLWLDPAAEPDFSEKLELDLSTVVPSIAGPKRPQDRIVLANAAEQFKQDVRNYVDTADEAGKESFPASDAPATTNGVPSNPVTVQAPDGSTYEIDHGAVTVAAITSCTNTSNPYVMVAAALVAKKAVEKGLTRKPWVKTTLAPGSKVVTDYFDKAGLTPYLDKVGFNLVGYGCTTCIGNSGPLPEEVSKAVNDHDLAVTSVLSGNRNFEGRINPDVKMNYLASPPLVVAYALAGSMKVDITKDALGVDQDGKPVYLADIWPSEAEVNDVVANAIGEDMFSKSYQDVFAGDAQWQALSIPTGDTFEWDAESTYVRKPPYFDGMKMETTPVSDITGARVLAKLGDSVTTDHISPAGAIKADTPAGKYLTEHGVERRDFNSYGSRRGNHEVMIRGTFANIRLRNQIAPGTEGGYTRDFTQADAPVSFIYDASQNYQAAGTPLVILGGKEYGSGSSRDWAAKGTALLGVKAVITESYERIHRSNLIGMGVLPLQFPAGQSADTLGLTGEETFSITGVTELNDGTTPSTVKVTTDTGVEFDAVVRIDTPGEADYYRNGGIMQYVLRSLIRG, from the coding sequence ATGAAGGAGACTGTCGTGTCGGCGAACAGCTTCGACGCCCGTGCCACGCTGAACGTGGGCGACGCGTCGTACGAGATCTTCCGGCTGGACAAGGTGGAAGGCTCGGCTCGCCTTCCGTACAGCCTGAAGGTGCTGCTGGAGAACCTCCTGCGCACCGAGGACGGCGCGAACATCACCGCCGACCACATCCGTGCCCTCGGCAACTGGGACTCCCAGGCCCAGCCGTCCCAGGAGATCCAGTTCACGCCCGCCCGCGTGATCATGCAGGACTTCACCGGCGTGCCCTGTGTCGTCGACCTCGCCACCATGCGTGAGGCCGTCAAGGCCCTCGGCGGCGACCCGGCCAAGGTCAACCCGCTCTCCCCGGCCGAGATGGTCATCGACCACTCCGTCATCGCCGACAAGTTCGGCACCAACGACGCCTTCAAGCAGAACGTCGACCTGGAGTACGGCCGCAACAAGGAGCGCTACCAGTTCCTGCGCTGGGGCCAGACCGCCTTCGACGACTTCAAGGTCGTCCCCCCGGGCACCGGCATCGTCCACCAGGTCAACATCGAGCACCTGGCCCGCACCGTCATGACCCGCAACGGGCAGGCGTACCCCGACACCCTCGTCGGCACCGACTCGCACACCACCATGGTCAACGGCCTCGGTGTGCTTGGCTGGGGCGTCGGCGGCATCGAGGCCGAGGCCGCGATGCTCGGCCAGCCGGTCTCGATGCTCATCCCGCGCGTCGTCGGCTTCAAGCTGACCGGTGAGCTGACCCCGGGCACCACCGCCACGGACCTCGTCCTCACCATCACCGAGATGCTGCGCAAGCACGGCGTCGTCGGCAAGTTCGTCGAGTTCTACGGCGAGGGCGTCGCCGCCACCTCGCTGGCCAACCGCGCCACCATCGGCAACATGTCGCCGGAGTTCGGTTCCACCGCCGCGATCTTCCCGATCGACGACGAGACCCTGAACTACCTGCGCCTGACCGGCCGTGACGCCCAGCAGGTCGCGCTCGTCGAGGCGTACGCCAAGGAGCAGGGCCTCTGGCTGGACCCGGCCGCCGAGCCCGACTTCTCCGAGAAGCTGGAGCTGGACCTCTCCACGGTCGTCCCGTCCATCGCCGGCCCGAAGCGTCCGCAGGACCGGATCGTTCTCGCCAACGCCGCCGAGCAGTTCAAGCAGGACGTCCGCAACTACGTGGACACCGCCGACGAGGCGGGCAAGGAGTCCTTCCCGGCCTCCGACGCCCCGGCCACCACCAACGGCGTCCCGTCCAACCCGGTCACCGTCCAGGCCCCCGACGGCTCGACCTACGAGATCGACCACGGTGCGGTGACGGTCGCGGCCATCACCTCCTGCACCAACACCTCGAACCCGTACGTCATGGTCGCCGCCGCGCTCGTCGCGAAGAAGGCCGTGGAGAAGGGCCTCACCCGCAAGCCGTGGGTCAAGACCACCCTCGCCCCGGGTTCGAAGGTCGTCACCGACTACTTCGACAAGGCCGGTCTGACCCCGTACCTGGACAAGGTCGGCTTCAACCTCGTCGGCTACGGCTGCACCACCTGCATCGGCAACTCCGGCCCGCTGCCGGAGGAGGTCTCCAAGGCCGTCAACGACCATGACCTGGCCGTGACCTCGGTCCTCTCGGGCAACCGCAACTTCGAGGGCCGGATCAACCCCGACGTCAAGATGAACTACCTGGCCTCCCCGCCGCTGGTCGTCGCGTACGCCCTCGCGGGCTCCATGAAGGTGGACATCACCAAGGACGCCCTCGGCGTCGACCAGGACGGCAAGCCGGTCTACCTGGCCGACATCTGGCCGTCCGAGGCCGAGGTCAACGACGTCGTCGCCAACGCCATCGGCGAGGACATGTTCTCCAAGTCCTACCAGGACGTCTTCGCGGGCGACGCCCAGTGGCAGGCCCTGTCGATCCCGACCGGCGACACCTTCGAGTGGGACGCCGAGTCGACGTACGTCCGCAAGCCCCCGTACTTCGACGGCATGAAGATGGAGACCACCCCGGTCTCCGACATCACGGGCGCCCGCGTCCTGGCCAAGCTCGGCGACTCGGTCACCACCGACCACATCTCGCCCGCCGGCGCCATCAAGGCCGACACCCCGGCCGGCAAGTACCTCACCGAGCACGGTGTGGAGCGTCGTGACTTCAACTCCTACGGCTCCCGCCGAGGCAACCACGAGGTCATGATCCGCGGTACGTTCGCCAACATCCGCCTGCGCAACCAGATCGCGCCGGGCACCGAGGGCGGCTACACCCGCGACTTCACCCAGGCCGACGCCCCGGTGTCATTCATCTACGACGCCTCGCAGAACTACCAGGCCGCCGGCACCCCGCTGGTCATCCTGGGCGGCAAGGAGTACGGCTCCGGCTCGTCCCGCGACTGGGCCGCCAAGGGCACCGCGCTCCTCGGCGTCAAGGCCGTCATCACCGAGTCGTACGAGCGCATCCACCGCTCGAACCTCATCGGCATGGGCGTCCTCCCGTTGCAGTTCCCGGCCGGCCAGTCCGCCGACACGCTCGGCCTGACCGGCGAGGAGACCTTCTCCATCACCGGCGTGACCGAGCTGAACGACGGCACCACCCCGAGCACGGTCAAGGTCACCACCGACACGGGCGTCGAGTTCGACGCGGTCGTCCGCATCGACACCCCCGGTGAGGCCGACTACTACCGCAACGGCGGCATCATGCAGTACGTGCTGCGCAGCCTGATCCGCGGCTAG